In one window of Chitinophagales bacterium DNA:
- a CDS encoding C40 family peptidase, which translates to MQKFPIYISCCLVLVFGSCKTIRKLTDKDGSMANSAPKKTRKSNPVFLDNIEVTPGNAVTSRHKTSTTNQRRKITEAGDAANNDASYGYSNPNIPKLDIEKAAALQYKYSLIVNAPVEELNNLPLLQLIDQWWATPYCLGGNTQNCIDCSGFTKMILKDVYGKELKRTAKEQHQQAEKIGLNELREGDLVFFQTTGRSISHVGVYLTNNKFAHASSSGGVTISDLNDRYWQPRFRGAGRVYK; encoded by the coding sequence ATGCAGAAATTCCCCATCTATATCAGTTGTTGCTTGGTGCTGGTTTTCGGCTCTTGTAAAACCATTCGCAAGTTGACGGATAAGGATGGGTCAATGGCCAATAGTGCGCCCAAGAAAACCCGCAAGAGCAATCCGGTGTTTCTGGACAATATCGAAGTAACGCCTGGCAATGCAGTTACTTCCAGACACAAGACCAGTACCACTAACCAGCGCAGAAAAATTACTGAAGCAGGTGATGCTGCCAACAATGATGCGAGCTATGGCTATAGCAATCCCAATATTCCCAAACTAGATATAGAGAAAGCTGCGGCTTTGCAATACAAGTATTCTTTGATTGTAAACGCACCGGTGGAGGAATTGAATAACCTGCCATTACTACAATTGATTGATCAGTGGTGGGCGACACCATATTGTCTCGGTGGCAATACGCAGAACTGTATCGACTGCTCAGGTTTTACTAAGATGATTTTGAAAGATGTGTACGGCAAGGAATTGAAGCGCACCGCTAAAGAGCAGCACCAGCAAGCAGAAAAGATTGGGTTGAATGAATTACGCGAAGGTGATTTGGTCTTCTTTCAAACCACAGGCAGATCTATTTCACACGTAGGTGTGTATCTCACAAATAACAAATTTGCACATGCATCCAGTAGTGGTGGTGTTACCATCAGCGATTTGAATGATCGTTACTGGCAGCCAAGATTCCGCGGGGCGGGAAGGGTTTACAAGTAG